A genomic region of Kribbella sp. NBC_00382 contains the following coding sequences:
- a CDS encoding OmpA family protein gives MTTRSAGPQRLLTAAVVLAVASPIVACGTQAGAEPAMKSDVAVVVSVHRNAPKISGQQLLKVLPELTNGDHLTATGVDGTVDGLPIGEWKITTAKSDSDKRNAISKTKLDLVAKIGGATAEAPESDPLGAIAAAARQLKGSAAAQKILIIADPLLPTAGDLPFQRLGFDWTTEDIWERLNSHKPTNLPDLKGIRVVVLGLGATTPPQEALDEGRKKQLEDLWRTILIRSGDTRTTVAFAPAVLAAEPSTSQFEVSPVPVKRAEPTEPKPQPCKEQVIPETVVQFKPDTAEFLAPAQARAAAERVAEAFKNCPGRLTVTGTTSSWGTEAGRKLVSTDRAESFRSLLADVLDVSPASIVAVGVGRHFPAYVNDRSRAGELIPELAIRNRTVRVTVAPAPPTH, from the coding sequence ATGACCACAAGATCCGCCGGCCCGCAACGGCTGCTGACGGCAGCCGTCGTACTGGCCGTCGCCTCACCGATCGTTGCCTGTGGCACCCAAGCCGGAGCGGAGCCGGCGATGAAGTCCGACGTCGCGGTGGTGGTGAGTGTCCACCGCAACGCGCCGAAGATCTCCGGCCAGCAGCTGCTGAAGGTCCTGCCGGAGTTGACGAACGGGGACCACCTGACCGCCACCGGCGTGGACGGTACCGTCGACGGCCTGCCCATCGGTGAATGGAAGATCACCACGGCCAAGTCGGACTCCGACAAGCGCAATGCGATCTCCAAGACCAAGCTGGACCTGGTCGCGAAGATCGGCGGCGCGACCGCCGAGGCGCCCGAGAGTGATCCGCTCGGTGCGATCGCGGCCGCGGCCCGGCAACTGAAGGGCAGCGCCGCCGCCCAGAAGATCCTGATCATCGCCGACCCGCTGCTGCCGACCGCAGGCGATCTGCCGTTCCAGCGGCTCGGCTTCGACTGGACGACCGAGGACATCTGGGAACGGCTGAACAGCCACAAGCCCACCAATCTGCCTGATCTGAAAGGCATCCGCGTCGTCGTTCTCGGTCTCGGCGCGACGACGCCGCCGCAGGAAGCGCTGGACGAGGGGCGGAAGAAGCAACTGGAGGACCTCTGGCGGACGATCCTGATCCGGTCCGGAGACACGCGCACGACAGTCGCCTTCGCTCCGGCAGTTCTCGCGGCCGAGCCGTCGACGTCGCAGTTCGAGGTCTCCCCGGTTCCGGTCAAGCGAGCCGAACCCACGGAGCCGAAACCACAGCCCTGCAAGGAACAGGTGATCCCCGAGACCGTGGTGCAGTTCAAGCCGGACACCGCCGAGTTCCTCGCGCCCGCACAGGCCCGAGCGGCCGCCGAGCGAGTCGCGGAGGCGTTCAAGAACTGCCCTGGCAGGTTGACGGTCACCGGTACGACGAGTTCGTGGGGAACCGAGGCCGGCCGCAAACTCGTGTCGACCGACCGGGCGGAGTCGTTCCGGAGTCTGCTCGCCGACGTACTCGACGTCTCACCGGCCTCCATCGTCGCCGTTGGGGTCGGCAGGCACTTCCCCGCCTACGTCAACGACCGTTCGCGAGCCGGTGAGCTGATTCCCGAACTCGCGATCCGCAACCGGACCGTCCGCGTCACCGTGGCGCCGGCACCGCCGACGCACTGA